In Parus major isolate Abel chromosome 3, Parus_major1.1, whole genome shotgun sequence, the following are encoded in one genomic region:
- the FBXO5 gene encoding F-box only protein 5 isoform X2, translating into MKSNLNRSCKMKRDYDSTSLRAGFASLKCAVEKTRLEKSCPLNHEEGFCKSCEEAHQKSLLSDSYHAAARNLNLEDGERPIHNKENNQVTQRLDEGICEMETMENSKLNEDSGYSSMLSTHYADAIEHEDSLPLAGNLCGTPKHCLMKNQIQEQFSKKTLLPVIHYEEVICSTLKKSGKRNLKSWAAVDRIVSRGKFELCNLIGRKMGLDRIDILAELFQKNLKHILANILRHLSEMDLVNFAKVSTTWQKILQEDKWIFQMYSRAVKNLSNVTKAPEHAATREYVLYRVSLASIQKATPPKNLNKKSTRSKASRNHSRLMEFSEAARNLKNTESLKACHRCGSPAKYDSYLQRATCNRESCGFDFCTKCMCSYHSFSDCMSSKPVKHYYAPGPLPGTKKSKQNLRRL; encoded by the exons atgaaatcaaaccTTAACCGTTCTTGTAAAATGAAACGTGATTATGACTCCACGTCTCTTCGTGCTGGGTTTGCATCATTGAAATGTGCTGTGGAGAAAACAAGACTGGAAAAATCCTGCCCCTTGAATCATGAGGAAGGCTTTTGTAAAAGCTGTGAAGAAGCACATCAGAAATCTCTCCTTAGTGACTCATACCATGCAGCCGCCAGAAATCTCAATCTTGAAGATGGAGAAAGACCCATacataacaaagaaaacaaccaagTAACTCAGAGACTTGATGAAGGTATCTGTGAAATGGAGACAATGGAAAATAGTAAACTTAATGAGGACAGCGGTTATTCCTCTATGTTAAGTACTCACTATGCTGATGCAATAGAACATGAGGATAGCTTACCTTTGGCTGGGAATCTCTGTGGTACACCAAAGCATTGTCTCATGAAGAACCAAATACAAGAACAGTTTTCAAAGAAGACACTGTTGCCAGTAATCCATTATGAAGAAGTGATTTGTTCAACTTTGAAAAAAAGTGGTAAAAGAAATCTCAAGTCTTGGGCTGCTGTAGACAGAATTGTTTCTAGGGGAAAATTTGAACTTTGTAACTTAATTGGAAGGAAAATGGGGCTGGATAGAATAGACATTCTTGCTGAACTCTTCCAAAAGAACCTGAAGCATATATTAGCAAACATTTTAAGGCATCTCAGCGAGATGGATTTAGTAAA CTTTGCCAAAGTCAGCACAACATGGCAGAAGATTCTACAAGAAGATAAATGGATTTTCCAAATGTAtagcagagctgtgaaaaacCTTTCT aATGTCACTAAGGCACCAGAGCATGCTGCAACAAGAGAGTACGTTCTCTACAGAGTGTCCTTAGCTTCCATTCAGAAAGCAACTCCCCCAAAAAACTTGAACAAAAAAAGCACCAGATCCAAAGCATCTAGGAATCACAGCAGGCTCATGGAGTTTTCTGAG GCTGCCAGGAacttgaaaaacactgaaagccTTAAAGCCTGCCATCGCTGTGGCTCACCTGCCAAGTATGACTCCTACCTCCAAAGAGCAACGTGCAATCGTGAAAGTTGTGGCTTTGACTTCTGCACTAAGTGCATGTGCAGCTACCACAGCTTCAGTGACTGTATGAGCAGCAAACCAGTGAAACACTACTATGCACCAGGGCCACTTCCTGGGactaagaaaagcaaacagaatcTAAGGAGATTGTGA
- the FBXO5 gene encoding F-box only protein 5 isoform X1, with protein MHHSQKNTNNKMKSNLNRSCKMKRDYDSTSLRAGFASLKCAVEKTRLEKSCPLNHEEGFCKSCEEAHQKSLLSDSYHAAARNLNLEDGERPIHNKENNQVTQRLDEGICEMETMENSKLNEDSGYSSMLSTHYADAIEHEDSLPLAGNLCGTPKHCLMKNQIQEQFSKKTLLPVIHYEEVICSTLKKSGKRNLKSWAAVDRIVSRGKFELCNLIGRKMGLDRIDILAELFQKNLKHILANILRHLSEMDLVNFAKVSTTWQKILQEDKWIFQMYSRAVKNLSNVTKAPEHAATREYVLYRVSLASIQKATPPKNLNKKSTRSKASRNHSRLMEFSEAARNLKNTESLKACHRCGSPAKYDSYLQRATCNRESCGFDFCTKCMCSYHSFSDCMSSKPVKHYYAPGPLPGTKKSKQNLRRL; from the exons aatacaaacaacaaaatgaaatcaaaccTTAACCGTTCTTGTAAAATGAAACGTGATTATGACTCCACGTCTCTTCGTGCTGGGTTTGCATCATTGAAATGTGCTGTGGAGAAAACAAGACTGGAAAAATCCTGCCCCTTGAATCATGAGGAAGGCTTTTGTAAAAGCTGTGAAGAAGCACATCAGAAATCTCTCCTTAGTGACTCATACCATGCAGCCGCCAGAAATCTCAATCTTGAAGATGGAGAAAGACCCATacataacaaagaaaacaaccaagTAACTCAGAGACTTGATGAAGGTATCTGTGAAATGGAGACAATGGAAAATAGTAAACTTAATGAGGACAGCGGTTATTCCTCTATGTTAAGTACTCACTATGCTGATGCAATAGAACATGAGGATAGCTTACCTTTGGCTGGGAATCTCTGTGGTACACCAAAGCATTGTCTCATGAAGAACCAAATACAAGAACAGTTTTCAAAGAAGACACTGTTGCCAGTAATCCATTATGAAGAAGTGATTTGTTCAACTTTGAAAAAAAGTGGTAAAAGAAATCTCAAGTCTTGGGCTGCTGTAGACAGAATTGTTTCTAGGGGAAAATTTGAACTTTGTAACTTAATTGGAAGGAAAATGGGGCTGGATAGAATAGACATTCTTGCTGAACTCTTCCAAAAGAACCTGAAGCATATATTAGCAAACATTTTAAGGCATCTCAGCGAGATGGATTTAGTAAA CTTTGCCAAAGTCAGCACAACATGGCAGAAGATTCTACAAGAAGATAAATGGATTTTCCAAATGTAtagcagagctgtgaaaaacCTTTCT aATGTCACTAAGGCACCAGAGCATGCTGCAACAAGAGAGTACGTTCTCTACAGAGTGTCCTTAGCTTCCATTCAGAAAGCAACTCCCCCAAAAAACTTGAACAAAAAAAGCACCAGATCCAAAGCATCTAGGAATCACAGCAGGCTCATGGAGTTTTCTGAG GCTGCCAGGAacttgaaaaacactgaaagccTTAAAGCCTGCCATCGCTGTGGCTCACCTGCCAAGTATGACTCCTACCTCCAAAGAGCAACGTGCAATCGTGAAAGTTGTGGCTTTGACTTCTGCACTAAGTGCATGTGCAGCTACCACAGCTTCAGTGACTGTATGAGCAGCAAACCAGTGAAACACTACTATGCACCAGGGCCACTTCCTGGGactaagaaaagcaaacagaatcTAAGGAGATTGTGA